From a single Saccharomyces kudriavzevii IFO 1802 strain IFO1802 genome assembly, chromosome: 15 genomic region:
- the HAL9 gene encoding Hal9p (similar to Saccharomyces cerevisiae TBS1 (YBR150C) and HAL9 (YOL089C); ancestral locus Anc_3.109) gives MESHGGDYGPSGFSNSPNNVNAVFNNENVGRSDISNLNHQQNNIRLVPEAQMWSIPVPDQLVTISNRDNPIASNNAAGSNTLMNVAYPNTMYPSMEQQSQIQTQQQRGVSTMVESTNSNDLGASGKNSKKRVSKACDHCRKRKIRCDEVDPQTDKCSNCVKFQSVCTFKHRDEILQKKRKLEIKQHLASEKSPQSQNNVSSYASSSLPGNNDNGRFESFNSGASLESNIINKISGVQNNLNRKMNSKIEKLDRKMSYIIDSVARFEWLLDKVVRKQEDKHKEKSSLPKPKRKIYSTALLTAQKLYWFKHTLGAKVSNEEFLSPISEILSISLKWYATQMKKFMDLSSPAFFSSEIILYSLPPKQQAKRLLENFHATLLSSVTGIISLKECLDLAEKYYSESAERLTYPEHLLLNVCLCSGASATQSITRGDSKYLRKDRYDPTSRELKMIENVALLNAMYYYHKLSTICSGTRTLQALLLLNRYFQVTYDTELANCILGTAIRLAVDMELNRKSSYKSLDFEEAIRRRSMWWHCFCTDKLYSLMLSRPPIVGEQDMDMLTDQNYYEVIKYDILPDLIDKKEDLSKITDVNSALNVVANFCQHISLFISYYVSKLVNIESKIYSTCFAVRSTLDLSFDAMLDKIVDLNDSLNSWRDNLHVSMKLKSYKQYFSVLYAQKSQENPALSFEIACCRVLHCHFRALYSIVILSMLTTSLIIDNKRLYKGSRHDIPQIFKLFSSQYLKATKEMLQLFQGIDYQAHMYNEIMYQFSTAVFVLFFFVVDNINNPKKRCEVKEIIVLLEKSYDHLLGENEEQLMFDNVKWNTLIVFYSHFLKYVLQRYHEVNDSMSEFNPKPYEEIIAKIITHSRKIKDETVDQLIMSLKSYGSFHTLQKDNEAGLADDELNTNDISAEDFVEEAPINLFGELSVDILKMLKSHSPISNIGDLSPLSRKKGIADDSSLYPIRSDSTSLVYPIHSSDTADALSADLDTAEKTDSNENIEIRKDFEAFSTLLPLGKLIYDRDYSFVNTFRDYE, from the coding sequence ATGGAGAGTCATGGTGGAGATTACGGTCCGAGTGGATTTTCAAACTCGCCAAATAACGTGAATGCAGTGtttaataatgaaaatgtaGGTAGAAGTGATATTTCAAACCTAAATCATCAACAGAACAATATACGTCTTGTTCCTGAAGCTCAAATGTGGTCGATACCAGTACCGGATCAGCTGGTGACAATATCTAACAGAGATAATCCAATTGCGTCGAACAATGCGGCAGGTTCGAATACTTTAATGAACGTGGCCTATCCCAACACTATGTACCCATCAATGGAGCAACAGTCCCAAATCCAGACACAACAACAACGAGGCGTCAGCACAATGGTGGAAAGTACTAATAGTAATGATCTAGGTGCTTCTggcaaaaattcaaaaaaacgCGTATCAAAGGCCTGTGATCATTGtcgaaaaaggaaaattaGATGTGATGAAGTAGATCCACAAACAGATAAGTGCTCAAACTGTGTTAAGTTTCAGTCGGTTTGCACTTTCAAACACCGTGATGAAAttcttcagaaaaaaagaaaactagAGATCAAACAGCATTTAGCATCGGAGAAGTCACCTCAATCTCAAAACAATGTTTCCAGTTACGCAAGTTCTTCTCTTCCAGGCAACAATGATAATGGGAGGTTTGAGTCTTTCAATAGCGGTGCGTCCCTGGAAAgtaatattatcaataaaatttctGGTGTCCAAAACAACCTTAACCGAAAAATGAACtcaaaaatagaaaagttAGACAGGAAAATGTCTTATATCATCGATAGCGTGGCTAGATTTGAGTGGTTGTTGGATAAGGTGGTCAGGAAGCAAGAGGACAaacataaagaaaagagtaGTTTGCCcaaaccaaaaagaaagatctACTCTACGGCTTTGTTAACCGCCCAGAAACTTTATTGGTTCAAGCACACTTTAGGAGCAAAAGTTTCCaatgaagaatttctttCCCCAATTAGTGAAATATTAAGCATATCTTTGAAATGGTACGCCACtcagatgaaaaaattcatggATTTATCATCTCCAGCTTTCTTCTCAAGTGAAATAATATTATACTCATTACCTCCGAAACAACAAGCGAAGAGGcttctggaaaattttcacGCAACTTTATTGTCTTCTGTAACTGGTATAATATCCTTAAAGGAATGCTTAGATTTAGCGGAGAAATACTATAGCGAAAGTGCCGAAAGACTCACATATCCTGAACACTTATTGTTAAATGTATGTCTGTGTTCTGGGGCATCAGCAACTCAATCGATTACACGAGGTGATTCGAAATATCTACGAAAAGACAGATACGACCCAACCTCTCGGGAGTTAAAAATGATCGAGAATGTTGCTTTGTTAAATGCAATGTATTATTATCACAAGTTGTCTACAATATGTTCAGGTACAAGAACACTACAAGCTTTACTACTACTGAATAGGTATTTTCAGGTCACTTACGACACCGAGCTGGCAAATTGTATTTTGGGAACTGCTATTAGATTGGCGGTTGACATGGAGTTAAATAGGAAGTCCTCTTACAAGTCCTTAGACTTTGAAGAAGCCATAAGGAGAAGGAGTATGTGGTGGCATTGCTTTTGCACAGATAAACTGTATTCATTAATGCTATCCAGACCCCCCATCGTAGGAGAACAAGATATGGATATGCTTACAGATCAGAATTATTATGAGGTGATAAAATATGACATTTTACCCGATCTTATTGATAAGAAGGAAGACCTTAGTAAAATCACTGATGTTAACTCTGCATTGAATGTAGTTGCGAATTTTTGCCAGCATATATCCCTTTTCATATCCTATTATGTTTCAAAGTTAGTCAACATCGAGAGTAAAATATATTCTACTTGTTTCGCTGTTAGAAGTACTTTAGATCTCTCATTCGATGCAATGCTCGATAAAATTGTTGATCTCAACGATTCTTTGAACAGTTGGAGAGACAATTTACACGTCAGTATGAAACTCAAAAGCTATAAACAGTACTTCTCAGTGCTATACGCTCAAAAATCTCAGGAAAATCCCGCTTtaagttttgaaattgcCTGCTGTCGTGTTCTGCATTGCCATTTTAGGGCACTCTATTCCATAGTGATTTTAAGTATGCTGACAACATCCCTGATCATTGATAACAAACGATTATATAAAGGCTCCCGCCATGATATCCCACAGATATTCAAGCTGTTTTCGAGTCAATACTTGAAAGCTACTAAAGAGATGTTACAACTTTTCCAAGGCATTGATTACCAAGCACATATGTATAACGAGATTATGTATCAATTCTCTACCGCTGTGTTTgtcctcttttttttcgttgTGGATAATATTAacaatccaaaaaaaagatgtgaagtgaaagaaattatcGTACTGCTAGAAAAATCATATGATCATCTATTGGGTGAAAATGAGGAGCAGTTGATGTTTGATAATGTTAAATGGAATACTTTAATAGTGTTTTAcagccattttttgaaatatgttTTGCAACGTTATCATGAGGTCAACGATTCCATGTCCGAATTTAATCCTAAACCTTACGAAGAAATAATTGCGAAAATTATTACGCATTCGAGGAAAATTAAGGATGAGACCGTTGATCAATTAATTATGAGTTTGAAATCATACGGCTCTTTCCATACTTTACAGAAAGACAACGAAGCTGGACTTGCTGATGATGAACTCAATACGAACGATATTAGTGCAGAAGATTTTGTAGAAGAGGCCCCAATAAATTTATTTGGTGAATTGTCTGTtgacattttgaaaatgttaaaATCTCACTCTCCAATCTCTAATATTGGAGATCTATCTCCcctttcaagaaagaaaggaatAGCAGATGACTCATCCCTGTATCCAATTCGATCCGACTCAACTAGTCTAGTTTACCCCATCCATAGTTCTGATACCGCAGATGCTCTTTCTGCTGATCTAGACACTGCGGAGAAAACTGATTCGAATGAGAATATTGAAATAAGGAAGGATTTCGAAGCCTTTAGCACGCTGTTGCCGTTAGGAAAATTGATCTACGACAGAGATTATTCCTTCGTAAACACCTTCAGGGATTATGAATag
- the MPD2 gene encoding protein disulfide isomerase MPD2 (similar to Saccharomyces cerevisiae MPD2 (YOL088C); ancestral locus Anc_3.111), whose amino-acid sequence MNLYGFLLSVWSVCSLILQALAYSDEVVMVKSIEQYFDICNRNNSYTMIKYYTSWCHHCKTLAPVYEELSELYAKKVNEEDTAINFLEVNCEVFGPTLCTDLPGFPIIELVKPRTKPLVLPKLDWASMKFHERLWQRIKTWFHNPKYQLDPARIVRFEGSRNIKSISNFIDAVRSTDAENRLIEHIFDDSANCGDELPSQQVLCRAGKEYYHTTLSELYEDVDSLRKERQRLESLVRRNMDDSSEDIKDKLKIIRLQLKLLSHMEDRLHSTNIHDEL is encoded by the coding sequence ATGAATTTATACGGCTTTTTACTATCTGTTTGGTCTGTCTGCAGCCTCATTTTACAAGCGCTCGCCTACAGTGATGAAGTCGTAATGGTCAAGTCAATTGAGCAATACTTCGACATATGCAATAGAAACAATTCATACACAATGATTAAGTACTACACCTCTTGGTGCCATCATTGCAAGACACTGGCTCCCGTGTACGAAGAACTTAGTGAGTTATACGCCAAGAAAGTTAATGAGGAGGACACCGCAATTAACTTCCTTGAAGTTAATTGTGAAGTATTCGGGCCGACCTTATGTACCGACTTGCCAGGATTTCCCATCATTGAACTAGTGAAACCTCGCACAAAACCCTTGGTTCTTCCCAAGCTGGATTGGGCCTCTATGAAGTTCCATGAAAGGTTATGgcaaagaataaagacATGGTTCCATAATCCTAAATATCAACTAGATCCAGCCAGGATTGTTCGTTTTGAAGGCAGCCGGAACATAAAGAGCATAAGCAACTTTATCGACGCTGTGAGAAGCACGGACGCAGAAAACAGATTGATTGAGCATATCTTTGATGATTCCGCAAACTGCGGTGACGAATTGCCTTCCCAACAGGTTCTATGTAGGGCTGGTAAAGAATACTACCATACGACTCTATCTGAACTGTATGAAGACGTGGATAGTTTGAGAAAGGAAAGGCAGAGATTAGAAAGTTTAGTGAGGCGGAATATGGATGACTCAAGTGAAGACATCAAGGACAAACTGAAAATCATCCGTTTGCAATTGAAATTACTATCGCACATGGAAGATCGGTTACATTCTACAAACATTCATGACGAACTCTAA
- the SPO21 gene encoding Spo21p (similar to Saccharomyces cerevisiae SPO21 (YOL091W) and YSW1 (YBR148W); ancestral locus Anc_3.106): MSILDVPNMEGTSTMTVTSHSSEDSSCISNHEQDVDTHNESNTSGMENNKISKRKWMKEFFKLSKSPATRSNQSLSSMKSNQSLISMKSGNNGNSSTNDCSFTCDNSYFSAGLSRSNSVKELKLDPSANQRSKNNMSSVAPSSMPPQTTTSSSSSSSSSSSYDSIKKNDNSIRLQNNNHPRFNKEVPQSRESSNVISASVMSQYNVDTQATAIMSDVQKQYEAQQMTSLFINEALLIDPNGKVSEVIRSIFKEIGYKYDDFSDVPVSQLIQEMYQLVKKTSNARRTKLTAYASKLKEKEMQVKSQNEKILKLETTNKAYKTKYKEISLENKKIKEAFKELDNESYDHDEELLKKYKYTKETLDRVNREQQLVDDQNEFLKKSVNELQNEVNAANFKFSLFKEKYANLADSITELNTSTKKREALGENLTFECNELKEICLKYKKNIENISNTNRNLQNSFQNERKKVLDLRNERNLLKKEILLIECHGSYSLLLVSNILACYRFLLPSETIIETEALIRELLNMNNSLSNHVSSSDQSPAEFSKSLESKCIEFEEKLLYFYQEVVTKKITDIIYKCFITYYKKSRQNEPKPSQTSNTPYKQSQRQVPYSIK; this comes from the coding sequence ATGAGTATATTAGACGTACCAAACATGGAAGGGACTTCAACAATGACGGTTACCTCACATAGTTCGGAAGACTCCAGTTGTATCTCAAACCACGAACAGGATGTCGACACTCATAACGAAAGCAATACGAGTGGGatggaaaacaataaaatttccaaaagaaaatggatgAAAGAGTTTTTCAAGCTTTCCAAATCCCCAGCTACAAGAAGCAACCAGAGTTTAAGTTCCATGAAAAGTAACCAAAGtttgatttcaatgaagaGTGGCAATAATGGCAATAGTTCTACTAATGACTGTTCTTTTACTTGTGACAACAGTTATTTCTCTGCGGGTTTGAGCCGTTCTAATAGTGTGAAAGAGTTGAAATTAGATCCATCTGCAAATCAAAGATCGAAGAACAATATGTCTTCCGTAGCGCCTTCTTCTATGCCACCACAGACAACTacctcttcatcatcatcatcatcatcttcttcttcttatGACTctataaagaaaaatgacaaTAGTATTAGATTACAAAATAATAACCATCCTAGATTTAACAAAGAAGTCCCACAAAGCAGGGAAAGTTCAAACGTGATTTCTGCGTCCGTCATGAGCCAATACAATGTCGATACTCAAGCAACGGCTATAATGAGCGACGTACAAAAGCAATACGAAGCACAGCAGATGACATCACTGTTCATAAACGAGGCTTTATTGATTGATCCAAACGGGAAAGTTTCAGAGGTTATAAgatcaattttcaaagaaatcggCTACAAATATGATGACTTCAGTGATGTTCCGGTTTCTCAATTAATACAGGAAATGTATCAATTAGTTAAGAAAACTTCCAATGCTAGAAGAACGAAATTGACAGCTTATGCTTCCAAACTGAAAGAGAAGGAGATGCAAGTAAAAAGCCAGAACGAGAAAATTCTCAAACTAGAAACGACAAACAAAGCATATAAGACCAAATACAAGGAAATATCtctggaaaataaaaaaataaaagaggcATTCAAAGAACTAGACAATGAATCATATGAtcatgatgaagaattattAAAGAAGTACAAATATACTAAAGAAACTTTAGACAGGGTTAACAGAGAACAGCAGCTAGTCGATGATCAAAAcgagtttttgaaaaaaagtgttAATGAACTGCAAAATGAGGTTAATGCCGCTAACTTCAAGTTTTCCTTATTTAAGGAGAAATATGCTAACTTAGCTGATAGCATTACTGAATTGAACACCTccacaaaaaaaagggagGCCCTGGGGGAGAATCTAACTTTTGAATGCAATGAACTGAAGGAAATATGTCTGaagtataaaaaaaacattgaaAACATATCGAATACCAACAGGAATTTGCAAaattcatttcaaaatgaaagaaaaaaagttctaGATTTGAGAAACGAGagaaatttgttgaaaaaggaaattcTATTAATTGAGTGTCATGGTTCATATTCCCTACTCCTTGTATCTAATATTCTAGCATGTTATCGGTTCCTACTGCCAAGCGAAACCATTATTGAAACTGAAGCTTTGATAAGGGAATTGCTGAATATGAATAACTCTTTATCAAATCACGTATCTTCTTCTGACCAGTCTCCTGCCgagttttcaaaaagcttAGAATCAAAATGTATAGAGTTTGAGGAAAAGCTACTCTATTTTTACCAAGAAGTTgtgacaaaaaaaattactgaTATCATTTACAAGTGCTTCATCACCTACTATAAGAAAAGCAGGCAAAACGAACCAAAACCCAGCCAAACCTCTAACACACCGTACAAACAAAGCCAGAGACAAGTTCCGTACTCCATCAAATGA
- the MSH2 gene encoding mismatch repair ATPase MSH2 (similar to Saccharomyces cerevisiae MSH2 (YOL090W); ancestral locus Anc_3.107): MSSTRPELKFSDVSEERNFYKKYVGLPKEPSKTIRLVDKGEYYTVIGSDAIFVADSVYHTQSVLKNCQLDPITAKKFDEPSKYVTVSLQVLATLLKLCLLDLGYKVEIYDRSWKLIKSASPGNIEQVSELMNMNIDSSIVIASLKVQWNSQDGNCVIGIAFIDTTAYKVGMLDIVDNEVYSNLESFLIQLGVKECLVQDLTSNPNSNTEIQKVINVLDRCECVVTLLRNTEFSEKDVELDLIKLLGDDLALSLPQKYSKLSMGACNALIGYLQLLSEQDQVGKYELVEHRLKEFMKLDASAIKALNLFPQGPQNPFGSNTLAVSGFTNAGNTGKITSLFHLLNHCRTNAGVRLLNEWLKQPLTNIDEITKRHDLVDYLIDQIELRQMLTTDFLPMIPDIRRLTKKLNKRGSLEDVLKIYQFSKKIPEIVNLFNSFLEEGSLAESLKELVCSTWLAPLSHHVEPLSKFEEMVETTVDLDAYEENNEFMIKIEFNEELAKIRNKLDALREEIHSIHLDSAEDLGFDPDKKLKLENHHLHGWCMRLTRNDAKELRKHKKYIELSTVKAGIFFSTKQLKSIANETNILQKEYDKQQSALVREIINITLTYTPVFEKLSLVLAHLDVISSFAHTSSYAPIPYIRPKLHPMDSERKTHLVNSRHPVLEMQDDISFISNDVTLESGKGDFLIITGPNMGGKSTYIRQVGVISLMAQIGCFVPCEEAEIAIVDAILCRVGAGDSQLKGVSTFMVEILETASILKNASKNSLIIVDELGRGTSTYDGFGLAWAIAEHIADKIGCFALFATHFHELTELSEKLPNVKNMHVVAHIEKNSNEQKHDDEDITLLYKVEPGISDQSFGIHVAEVVQFPEKIVKMAKRKANELDDLKTTNEDLKKAKLSLQEVNEGNIRLKALLKEWIRKVKEEGLDDPSKISEETAQHKIQELLRTIASESENENDNYLKYIKTLLL; this comes from the coding sequence atGTCCTCTACTAGACcagaattgaaattttctgatGTGTcggaagaaagaaacttcTACAAGAAATACGTAGGCTTACCGAAAGAGCCATCAAAGACTATCAGGTTGGTGGATAAAGGCGAATATTATACAGTGATAGGCTCAGATGCGATTTTTGTTGCAGATTCCGTATATCACACTCAATctgttttgaagaattgtcAACTGGATCCTATaacagcaaaaaaatttgatgaacCCAGTAAATATGTAACTGTTTCTTTGCAAGTTCTTGCCACTCTGTTGAAACTATGCTTGTTGGATTTAGGTTACAAGGTTGAGATCTATGATAGGAGTTGGAAACTAATCAAAAGCGCATCTCCGGGGAATATTGAGCAAGTTAGTGAATTAATGAATATGAATATAGATTCCAGTATCGTCATTGCAAGTTTAAAAGTTCAATGGAATTCCCAAGATGGAAACTGTGTTATTGGAATTGCATTTATTGATACTACTGCTTACAAGGTTGGCATGCTTGATATTGTCGATAATGAAGTATACTCAAACTTAGAGAGTTTCTTAATTCAGTTGGGCGTCAAGGAATGTTTGGTGCAAGATCTCACTTCAAATCCAAACTCTAATACCGAAATACAGAAAGTAATCAACGTACTCGATCGTTGTGAGTGTGTCGTTACATTATTGAGAAACACagaattttctgaaaaggACGTTGAATTGGATTTAATCAAGCTATTGGGTGATGATTTGGCTTTATCATTGCCTCAAAAATACTCCAAACTGTCTATGGGTGCATGCAACGCGTTGATTGGCTATTTGCAATTATTATCAGAACAAGATCAAGTCGGAAAGTATGAACTGGTTGAACATAGATTGAAGGAGTTTATGAAATTGGACGCTTCTGCCATTAAAGCTCTTAATCTCTTCCCGCAAGGTCCCCAAAATCCATTTGGAAGTAATACTTTAGCTGTCTCCGGGTTCACGAATGCAGGTAATACCGGTAAGATAACTTCTCTTTTCCACTTACTAAACCATTGTAGGACAAATGCTGGTGTTCGACTTTTAAATGAATGGTTGAAGCAGCCATTGACCAACATTGACGAAATCACCAAGAGGCATGATTTGGTTGACTATCTAATTGACCAAATTGAATTGAGACAGATGCTTACCACCGACTTTTTACCTATGATTCCAGATATTCGTAGATTaaccaaaaaattaaataaaaGGGGAAGCTTAGAGGATGTCTTAAAAATTTATCAGTTCAGTAAGAAAATACCCGAAATTGTTAAccttttcaattcgttCCTAGAGGAAGGAAGTCTTGCTGAATCTTTAAAGGAATTAGTCTGTTCCACTTGGTTGGCTCCTCTAAGTCACCACGTCGAACCTCTGTCTAAATTCGAAGAAATGGTTGAAACTACTGTCGACTTGGATGCTTATGaggaaaataatgaatttATGATCAAGATCGAGtttaatgaagaattggcTAAGATAAGAAATAAATTAGATGCGTTGCGTGAGGAAATTCATTCCATTCACTTAGATTCTGCTGAAGATTTGGGATTCGATCCAgacaaaaaattgaagttGGAAAATCATCACTTACATGGTTGGTGTATGAGGTTAACACGTAACGACGCGAAAGAATTGCGCAAACATAAAAAGTACATTGAGTTGTCAACAGTGAAAGCAGGCATCTTTTTCAGTACCAAGCAGCTAAAGTCAATTGCCAACGAAAcaaatattcttcaaaaggaGTATGATAAGCAACAATCGGCTTTAGTTAGAGAAATTATAAATATCACTTTAACATACACACCAGTTTTTGAGAAATTATCTCTAGTCTTAGCTCACTTAGATGTGATATCCTCCTTTGCCCATACCTCATCATATGCACCAATACCATATATCAGACCCAAATTACATCCGATGGATTCggaaagaaaaacacaCCTCGTAAACTCCCGTCATCCAGTACTGGAAATGCAAGATGACATAAGTTTCATATCTAACGATGTCACATTAGAAAGCGGTAAGGGCGATTTCTTAATCATAACGGGCCCAAACATGGGGGGTAAATCAACCTACATTAGACAAGTCGGTGTTATTTCTCTGATGGCTCAGATTGGTTGTTTCGTGCCCTGTGAAGAAGCTGAAATTGCAATAGTGGACGCAATTCTTTGTAGAGTCGGTGCAGGTGATTCTCAACTAAAAGGTGTGTCCACATTTATGGTcgaaattttggaaactgCATctatattgaaaaatgccagtaaaaattctttaattATCGTTGATGAACTGGGGCGCGGTACAAGCACTTATGATGGGTTTGGTCTAGCTTGGGCCATTGCAGAACATATTGCAGATAAAATCGGATGTTTTGCCTTATTCGCAACCCATTTTCACGAATTAACAGAACTTTCTGAGAAATTGCCCAATGTTAAAAATATGCACGTTGTGGCgcatattgaaaagaattcAAACGAACAAAAACATGATGATGAGGACATCACATTATTATATAAAGTTGAGCCTGGTATTTCAGATCAATCGTTTGGGATCCATGTTGCAGAAGTTGTTCAATTTccagaaaaaattgttaaaaTGGCCAAACGTAAGGCGAATGAACTGGACGATTTGAAGACCACTaatgaagatttgaaaaaagctAAATTGTCATTACAGGAGGTCAACGAAGGTAATATTCGCTTAAAAGCTTTACTAAAAGAATGGATTCGAAAAGTAAAGGAGGAGGGTTTGGATGATCCGAGCAAAATTTCTGAAGAAACTGCTCAGCACAAAATACAAGAACTGTTGCGTACTATAGCAAGTGAATCggaaaacgaaaatgataaCTACTTGAAGTACATAAAGACCTTATTATTATAA